In Leishmania infantum JPCM5 genome chromosome 33, a genomic segment contains:
- a CDS encoding putative mitochondrial processing peptidase alpha subunit — MLAASRLARGVAETVTRESFTISRLTNGLRVITCEDGNGITGMGLFSLNGPKFEEAGSFGAAAVMESLPLRSNARMTTETISQSLGVFGNAYKVTNNREAMSVMLMMPRYHQKEGLDVLNGMWLHPTENDEEFAVAKAQTLHRSSLMSRDATSMLFELVHKAGWSGRGLGNPLSPTEQQLEQLTLERFHAFHRRYTTPERTVLAATGVADHKAFVQEAEVRLQFPQSTAPSLLSSSAETANKAAAATAQLHPYTGGCEYVQNTTAPESMNKFQEKNLSHMALFFQAIPMAHPDYFTFSVIQTLLGGGTSFSSGGPGKGMQTKLFREVLNREPNLHGMECITAWYSDGGLIGLYGSAPHEHVSNLLKIMIFQAASISQRITPVHLEMAKNQLSSQLILLGEGREQLLNDMGFNLLVHNYTITPQETIQGSAQVTMARLHEVSAQLVEHPVTFAVYGETKGMPEYHQLVQALKKSYASLNKSTPA; from the coding sequence ATGCTCGCTGCGAGTCGCCTTGCCCGCGGCGTTGCCGAGACGGTCACGCGCGAGAGCTTCACCATATCCCGTCTTACGAACGGCCTGCGCGTCATCACATGCGAAGACGGCAACGGCATCACCGGCATGGGGCTTTTCTCCTTGAACGGTCCCAAGTtcgaggaggcggggagctttggcgctgcggcggtgatggagtCACTtccgctgcgcagcaacGCGCGCATGACGACCGAGACGATTAGCCAGTCGCTCGGTGTCTTCGGCAACGCGTACAAGGTGACCAACAACCGCGAGGCCATGTCCGTCATGCTCATGATGCCGCGCTACCACCAGAAGGAAGGGCTCGATGTACTGAACGGGATGTGGCTGCACCCAACCGAGAACGACGAGGAGTTCGCcgtggcgaaggcgcagaCCCTGCACCGCAGCTCTCTCATGAGTCGAGACGCGACGAGCATGCTGTTCGAGCTTGTCCACAAGGCCGGCTGGAGCGGTCGTGGGCTCGGCAACCCGCTCTCCCcgacggagcagcagctggaacAGCTGACACTGGAGAGGTTCCACGCCTTCCACCGCCGCTACACCACGCCGGAGCGgacggtgctggcggcgacgggtGTGGCGGATCACAAGGCGTTTGTACAGGAAGCggaggtgcggctgcagttCCCTCAATCGACGGCGCCATCCCTCCTTTCGTCTAGCGCAGAGACGGCGAACaaggcagctgctgcgacagCTCAGCTTCACCCGTACACGGGCGGCTGCGAGTACGTGCAGaacacgacggcgccggagTCCATGAACAAGTTTCAGGAAAAGAACCTTAGCCACATGGCCCTCTTCTTCCAGGCCATCCCAATGGCCCACCCCGACTATTTCACCTTCTCGGTCATTCAAACACTGCtgggcggcggcacctcgtTCAGCTCTGGCGGCCCTGGCAAGGGCATGCAAACCAAGCTGTTTCGTGAGGTGCTGAACCGGGAGCCGAACCTGCACGGCATGGAGTGCATTACGGCGTGGTACAGCGATGGTGGCTTGATCGGCCTCTACGGCTCTGCGCCACACGAGCACGTGAGCAACCTCTTAAAGATCATGATTTTCCAGGCGGCGTCGATTAGCCAGCGCATCACCCCGGTGCACCTGGAGATGGCCAAAAACCAGCTAAGCTCGCAGCTTATCctgttgggggaggggcgtgaACAGTTGCTGAACGACATGGGCTTCAACCTTCTCGTGCACAACTACACGATTACGCCGCAGGAGACTATTCAGGGCAGCGCTCAGGTGACAATGGCACGTCTCCACGAGGTGAGTGCGCAGCTGGTTGAGCACCCGGTGACGTTTGCCGTGTACGGGGAGACGAAGGGGATGCCGGAGTACCATCAGCTAGTCCAGGCTCTGAAGAAGTCGTATGCGTCCCTGAACAAGAGCACACCGGCGTGA
- a CDS encoding putative minichromosome maintenance (MCM) complex subunit: MLTNRTLTEEQTIIRRHFTDFFESERYEEKYHARIQAMIVAGKARLLLDIGDFLDYVPISAGGDGGDGAGTGGAGSELGLSLGANIIRQPSKYIPLLELALHDVVLRQQPEYLKVDYRSRAVHAGFEGPVGRVLSPRELYARHLNTMVALEGIVTRQSTNRPRVLETVHYCVETNKFTKKEFRDQLTPMIDSSHLPTVNVMPKTDIEGHALRTELGLCTFMDSQCAVLQEAPERAPTGQLPRNVEVRFDDDLVDAVKPGDRVLLVGVYMPYTTSDSKSFQSIVLVNHVVPTQAFTFLSRPIPSVEDRLTRFAQRCAEQLGPGGVLETLSKAVAPTIYGMTAAKQAILLMMVGGVERKSHNSHVRGDINVLLVGEPSTAKSQLLRFVLGIAPLALSTTGKGSSGVGLTAAVATDSYTGERSLSAGAMVLADRGILCIDEFDKMGSQDRVAMHEAMEQQTVTIAKAGIHASLNARCSVLAAANPIYGFYSVQHRLAFNVGLPESLLSRFDLTFIILDQHASDYNRRIGYHILRNHMTAEAVRYDEVDSRTVVDSVEAGSGRESSGAELDGRDGRRGGRGVDGEDGGSGESRLDLRMTTNSTGESIVSIDFLRTFLQMAKRGSPLLTEVSRDLVCQHYVQLRAEQQDGGRDGFFITPRTLDAIVRLCTAHAKLRLSPTVEESDVTAAMALLRASVNAATTATQQRKDDNQLSLSEAAAGVAGAALAPGQKRPNAAMEVVGAQNRASKASAYLSSGTEEYVADKASGRSSHQRLRTESALVGDSGRASGEAAAAVSDAAPAVTTGIFSNAAVAAVDINLSRRVIEALKQLQREQRDGVSLDELHERLGGHTISAESLKLSVMQLQGDAFIFESTEDGGSNTIQFI, translated from the coding sequence ATGCTCACCAATCGCACTCTGACGGAGGAGCAGACGATTATTCGGCGGCACTTCACCGACTTCTTCGAGAGTGAGCGCTATGAAGAGAAGTACCATGCACGCATCCAGGCGATGATCGTTGCTGGCaaggcgcggctgctgctagACATTGGCGACTTCCTCGACTATGTCCCCAtcagcgccggcggagatggtggcgacggcgccggcactgGTGGGGCTGGCAGCGAGCTGGGACTGTCGCTGGGTGCCAACATTATCCGCCAGCCAAGCAAGTATATTCCTCTTTTGGAGTTAGCTCTTCATGATGTCGTACTTCGGCAGCAGCCCGAGTACCTAAAAGTCGACTACCGCTCTCGCGCCGTGCACGCCGGCTTCGAGGGCCCCGTTGGTCGCGTTCTGTCGCCACGCGAGCTCTACGCGCGTCACCTGAACACTATGGTCGCGCTAGAGGGCATCGTGACGCGGCAGTCGACGAACCGGCCGCGCGTTCTCGAGACGGTGCACTACTGCGTCGAGACGAACAAGTTCACAAAGAAGGAGTTCCGAGATCAGCTGACGCCGATGATCGACAGCTCGCATCTGCCTACGGTGAACGTGATGCCCAAGACGGACATTGAGGGCCACGCCCTGCGCACAGAGCTTGGCTTGTGCACCTTCATGGACTCGCAgtgtgcggtgctgcaggaggcacCGGAGCGCGCACCGACCGGGCAGTTGCCCCGCAACGTCGAAGTGCGCTTTGATGACGACCTCGTCGACGCTGTGAAGCCGGGCGATCGCGTACTGCTTGTCGGTGTGTACATGCCATACACGACGTCGGACAGCAAGAGCTTCCAGTCCATCGTGCTGGTGAACCACGTCGTGCCGACGCAGGCCTTCAccttcctctcccgcccCATCCCATCCGTGGAGGATCGGCTCACTCGCTTTGCGCAAAGGTGTGCCGAGCAGCTGGGCCCCGGTGGCGTACTGGAGACACTCTCCAAGGCAGTTGCCCCTACCATCTACGGCATGACCGCTGCGAAGCAGGCCATCTTACTGATGATGGTTGGCGGTGTGGAGCGCAAGTCGCACAACTCGCACGTGCGTGGTGACATCAACGTCCTCCTCGTTGGTGAGCCGTCGACAGCCAAGTCGCAGCTGCTACGCTTTGTCCTCGGCATCGCACCGCTCGCCCTGAGTACGACCGGCAAGGGCTCCTCCGGTGTCGGGCtgacggcggccgtggcgacgGACAGCTACACGGGCGAGCGGTCGCTGAGCGCTGGGGCGATGGTGCTGGCGGACCGCGGCATCCTCTGCATTGACGAGTTCGATAAGATGGGCTCGCAAGACCGGGTAGCGATGCATGAAGCGATGGAGCAGCAGACGGTCACGATCGCCAAGGCTGGCATTCACGCATCGCTGAATGCCCGGTGCAGCGtgttggcggcagcgaaccCCATTTACGGCTTCTACagcgtgcagcaccgcttGGCATTCAACGTCGGCCTGCCCGAGTCTCTGCTCTCCCGTTTCGACTTGACCTTCATCATTTTAGATCAGCATGCTTCGGACTACAACCGTCGCATTGGCTATCACATTCTGCGCAACCACATGACCGCGGAGGCCGTCAGGTACGACGAAGTCGACTCACGGACGGTGGTTGACAGCGTCGAGGCCGGCAGCGGACGTGAAAGCAGCGGAGCCGAGCTGGACGGCCGTGATGGGCGTCGGGGTGGTCGGGGCGTAGACGGCGAGgatggtggcagcggtgaaAGCCGTCTTGACTTGCGCATGACGACGAACAGCACCGGTGAGTCGATTGTCAGCATCGACTTTTTGCGAACCTTTCTGCAGATGGCAAAGCGCgggtcgccgctgctgaccGAGGTGTCGCGCGATCTCGTGTGCCAGCACtacgtgcagctgcgcgcggagcagcaggaTGGCGGGCGCGACGGTTTTTTCATCACCCCGCGTACGCTTGACGCAATTGTGCGTCTGTGCACTGCGCACGCCAAGCTTCGCCTCTCGCCGACGGTGGAGGAGTCGgacgtgacggcggcgatggctcTCCTGCGGGCCTCCGTGAacgccgcgacgacggcgacgcagcagcgcaaggaTGACAATCAACTTTCGCTCtcggaggcggccgccggtgTTGCTGGAGCGGCACTGGCGCCTGGTCAGAAGCGTCCAAACGCCGCcatggaggtggtgggggcaCAGAACCGCGCGAGCAAGGCAAGCGCCTacctcagcagcggcaccgaggaGTACGTCGCCGACAAGGCGTCAGGCAGGAGCTCGCATCAACGTCTGCGCACCGAAAGCGCCCTcgtcggcgacagcggtCGTGCTagcggcgaagcggcggcagctgtcTCAGATGCGGCACCTGCAGTCACTACTGGCATCTTCAGTAACGCCGCAGTTGCTGCAGTCGACATCAATCTCAGTCGGCGCGTGATCGAAGCGCTGAAGCAACTGCAGCGCGAGCAACGAGATGGCGTGTCACTGGATGAGCTACATGAGCGCCTAGGTGGGCACACGATCTCGGCAGAGTCGCTGAAGCTCTCCGTGATGCAGCTGCAAGGGGACGCCTTCATCTTTGAGAGTACcgaagacggcggcagcaacacgATCCAGTTCATTTAA
- a CDS encoding DNAJ family-like protein, which translates to MSSANATSSTESGDGDRVQQRQRQQLSAGAGQSPHITKENIDSFNYFQLFGLATPTATSAAASTGGSGGGSDAAIPDIDVAAVRRVYRRLSLRFHPDKDDSEEARHAFEVVHTALETIIDPTKLAAYLKTLVEGSGAGGSRVPGEEARQRQRAHQAHVEAQWAATMLVQRAQERLAKEAAARQAAQEREEATQRLLSELTSSLNTPFQLMEAELVRDWDVDEEMVAIKTKEVTKVLRQLESADGAWASYLMHEGASRKRNREDTAR; encoded by the coding sequence ATGAGCTCCGCTAATGCCACATCTTCCACAGAGTCCGGGGATGGTGACAGAgtgcaacagcggcagcggcagcagctgagtGCTGGTGCTGGCCAGTCACCACACATCACGAAGGAGAACATCGATTCGTTCAACTACTTCCAGCTATTCGGTCTGGCTACTCCGACCGCTACCTCGGCGGCTGCCTCCACAGGAGGtagcggtggtggtagtgATGCCGCCATCCCTGACAtcgacgtggcggcggtgcgccgtgTGTACCGCCGTCTGAGCCTGCGCTTCCACCCGGACAAGGACGACTCTGAAGAGGCGCGCCACGCTTTCGAGGTGGTACATACGGCACTCGAGACGATTATCGACCCGACGAAGCTTGCTGCCTATCTTAAAACTCTCGTTGAAGgcagtggtgctggcggcagTCGCGTCCCCGGTGAGGAGGCGCGCCAGCGTCAACGAGCGCATCAGGCTCATGTCGAGGCCCAGTGGGCAGCCACGATGCTTGTGCAGCGGGCGCAGGAACGTCTGgcaaaggaggcggcggcgcggcaggctGCCcaggagcgggaggaggcaACGCAAAGACTTCTGTCCGAGCTGACGAGTTCGTTGAACACACCGTTTCAGTtgatggaggcggagctggtcCGCGACTGGGACGTGGATGAGGAAATGGTGGCAATAAAAACCAAGGAGGTGacgaaggtgctgcgccaacTGGAGTCGGCCGACGGTGCGTGGGCGTCTTACCTAATGCACGAAGGAGCGTCGCGCAAGCGAAACCGCGAGGACACGGCACGGTGA
- a CDS encoding putative dynein intermediate chain — protein MSSFLSLSSRRNQQPHSRDSVTNATSVTTATPTSGGGSGPMHKSSSSSSRASVQHSRPIKVVSSTSREEVRKRPHEMRAEVEGIIHVLDGGINRTPLPLQQRQSLLSGVPHELQLLSSGGTAGSRQETTQEAGSTVNLMCGELGSSFMHSSFMLSTSRRSSVKPDSMAVNAQTQSKGSSETGDHGSGVGRRTTGGDIRSLDSSLQSLSFACDHRISDRSLSVYDSPSMRRRSIAVAGNAADAPLPRLAQRNTLLEEATYAPPAPLTATEKAAWRKATTTVVLTETPTIFLYAHQDEAVSNEHADKVTTVVARNSEYAAVEETYRTDEGTQFHSTGAITMRAPMKSVQTEVQPPARKDSGALQVTPWMLKDAYAAALEAAEDAEEDTQEERQQQAGDAATEAAGGGAGTNVEDALRDGDNIDGDGSLEDDNQSSENGQSTLMSSETVTHTMSSDGGMANSAKVATGASATTAGVAASRQWMLAETLLSTLRIMERAVVQNNMEAVQLAYRGITVETFDQGTGTGAANGAAIPASTANAPAPATAMRALTAVPGPVPAAISVHTTSLPGIPDDAPAATPGVGGEAAATADGKPAGQVIDAESRQPDDAAKLTSCAAAAFIDAPPVRLSEGICLLWRFGSPQLTRDRGVACMTWNRRESDMLAVGYTARRRSLPQGDAGNRASDSSSVMAYKRAQGQEAHGMVCCWSLKNPLAPELVLYLRGEADVTALAFSVEHPSLLAVGSSTGEIVVYDIQHDVLLPSIAPAVVGATGGQHTGSIWELQWVPKGKEHGEFLTSISADGRVVQWAVGKSIERVPPDLMHLQRQPGMQVEKAFVAGVAEAEAEAAAAVLAESAVGGKGCQKTQHRKSTQKSGAGTATTRTAGGGGAAEEAILSRQCGGMCFDICPTDTAVYIVGTEDGSVLQCSKSQTENYDFEYESHAELVYRVRWSPYSAAYFLTCSADWTSRLYKVGTRKAQLRFHSVRQDAVQDVAWSHTNALTFATVTAQGNAEVWTIMDAMHPRANVEYRDHRRLSAVLFAEQETPVLVVGDEEGDVTVFRLDGSSYNRGDVTDDEQEAWLKEAVRKQLT, from the coding sequence ATGAGCAGCTTTCTTTCGCTCTCGTCGCGCCGTAATCAGCAGCCTCACAGCCGTGACAGTGTTACGAATGCGACGAGTGTCACAACAGCCACGCCAACCAGTGGTGGCGGTAGCGGCCCCATGCAcaagtcgtcgtcgtcgtcgtcgcgggcATCGGTGCAACACAGCAGGCCCATCAAGGTGGTATCGTCAACCTCTCGCGAGGAAGTGCGGAAGCGCCCACATGAAATGCGCGCTGAGGTGGAGGGCATCATCCACGTGCTCGATGGTGGCATCAACcgaacgccgctgcccctgcagcagcgacagagcCTTCTCAGTGGAGTGCCGCATGAACTGCAGCTGCtaagcagcggcggcaccgctggaAGTCGCCAGGAGACGACTCAGGAGGCGGGCAGCACGGTGAACCTCATGTGCGGTGAGCTGGGCAGCTCTTTCATGCACTCGTCTTTCATGCTCAGCACGagcagacgcagcagcgtgaaGCCCGACTCAATGGCGGTGAACGCCCAAACCCAGAGCAAGGGGAGCAGCGAGACTGGTgaccacggcagcggcgtcggccgaCGCACCACTGGGGGCGACATCCGCAGCCTTGATTCGAGCCTTCAGTCGCTTTCCTTTGCCTGTGACCACCGCATCTCGGATCGCTCGTTGTCCGTGTACGACTCCCCGTCGATGCGAAGACGCAGTATCGCTGTCGCTGgcaacgccgccgatgcACCGCTCCCCAGACTCGCTCAGCGCAACACGCTGCTAGAGGAGGCCACCTACGCCCCCCCTGCGCCGCTGACAGCAACTGAGAAAGCGGCATGGCGCAAGGCAACCACCACCGTCGTTCTCACCGAGACCCCGACCATCTTCCTCTACGCTCATCAGGACGAGGCCGTGTCAAACGAGCACGCTGACAAGGTCACCACCGTCGTGGCGCGCAACAGCGAGTATGCGGCCGTCGAGGAGACGTACCGCACCGACGAGGGCACGCAGTTTcacagcaccggcgccatCACCATGCGCGCGCCAATGAAGTCGGTGCAGACCGAGGTGCAACCGCCGGCGAGGAAGGACAGCGGGGCTCTGCAGGTGACCCCATGGATGCTGAAGGACGCgtacgcggcggcgctggaggcggcagaggacgcggaggaggataCCCAGGAggagcgacagcagcaggcggGTGACGCAGCTACCGAGGCggctggtggcggtgccggcacAAATGTCGAAGACGCCCTGCGTGACGGAGATAacatcgacggcgacggcagcctAGAAGACGATAACCAAAGCAGCGAGAATGGGCAGTCCACCTTGATGTCGTCGGAAACAGTGACGCATACGATGAGCAGCGATGGGGGCATGGCAAACAGTGCCAAAGTCGCTACTGGGGCCTCGGCCACGACTGCTGGCGTGGCAGCGAGCAGGCAGTGGATGCTGGCGGAGACGTTGCTTTCCACGCTGCGCATCATGGAgcgtgcggtggtgcagaACAacatggaggcggtgcagctcgCCTATCGCGGTATCACAGTGGAGACCTTTGACCAAGGTACGGGGACGGGTGCAGCGAACGGAGCGGCCATTCCCGCTTCTACCGCCAACGCTCCTGCCCCCGCGACTGCGATGCGTGCGCTAACGGCGGTACCGGGGCCGGTGCCAGCGGCTATCAGCGTGCACACCACCTCTCTGCCAGGAATCCCGGACGACGCCCCTGCCGCGACTCCAGGGGTtggaggagaggcagcggcgacggcggacGGAAAGCCGGCTGGGCAGGTGATTGACGCGGAGAGCAGACAACCGGATGATGCGGCGAAACTCACATcatgcgcagccgcggcctTCATCGACGCCCCGCCGGTGCGACTCAGCGAGGGGATTTGCCTTCTCTGGCGTTTTGGCTCGCCGCAGCTTACGCGCGATCGCGGTGTGGCGTGCATGACGTGGAACCGGCGTGAGAGTGACATGCTGGCGGTGGGTTACACCGCGCGCCGGCGATCGTTGCCGCagggcgacgccggcaaCAGGGCTAGCGATAGCTCGTCGGTCATGGCATACAAACGAGCTCAGGGTCAGGAGGCGCACGGGATGGTGTGCTGCTGGTCACTCAAGAACCCACTGGCTCCGGAGCTCGTCCTGTACCTGCGCGGCGAAGCTGACGTCACGGCCCTCGCCTTTTCTGTTGAGCACCCAAGCCTGCTTgccgtcggcagcagcactggcgAGATTGTCGTCTACGACATCCAGCACGACGTCTTGCTCCCTTCTATCGCtcccgccgtcgtcggcgcgaCCGGCGGCCAGCACACCGGCTCTATCTGGGAGCTGCAGTGGGTGCCGAAGGGAAAGGAGCACGGCGAGTTCCTCACGTCCATCTCCGCTGACGGCCGCGTTGTGCAATGGGCGGTGGGCAAGTCGATTGAGCGCGTCCCACCGGATCTCatgcacctgcagcgccagccggGGATGCAGGTAGAGAAAGCCTTTGTCGCTGGtgtcgcggaggcggaggcggaggcggctgcggcagtgtTGGCCGAGTCCGCGGTGGGCGGTAAAGGCTGTCAGAAGACGCAGCACCGAAAGTCGACTCAGAAGAGCGGTGCCGGGACTGCGACTACCCGAaccgccggtggcggcggcgctgcggaggaggcgatccTGTCTCGGCAATGCGGGGGCATGTGCTTCGATATTTGCCCTACGGACACGGCGGTGTACATCGTCGGCACCGAGGACGGCTCCGTTCTGCAGTGCAGCAAGAGCCAGACGGAGAACTACGACTTCGAGTACGAGTCACACGCGGAGCTGGTGTACCGCGTTCGGTGGTCGCCCTACAGCGCGGCATACTTTCTCACCTGCTCGGCGGACTGGACGTCGCGTCTGTACAAGGTCGGCACGAgaaaggcgcagctgcgctttCACAGCGTCCGGCAAGACGCCGTACAGGACGTGGCGTGGTCGCACACGAACGCTCTCACCTTTGCcacggtgacggcgcaggGCAACGCCGAGGTGTGGACGATCATGGATGCCATGCACCCCCGCGCCAATGTCGAGTACCGTGACCACCGCCGTCTCAGCGCTGTCCTTTTCGCAGAGCAGGAGACACCCGTGCTCGTCGttggcgacgaggagggcgacgtgACGGTGTTCCGGCTGGACGGATCGTCGTACAACCGCGGGGACGTCACAGATGACGAGCAGGAGGCGTGGCTGAAAGAGGCGGTCCGGAAGCAGCTTACGTAA
- a CDS encoding putative 3-oxoacyl-acyl carrier protein synthase ii, whose amino-acid sequence MVTPLGVTAVDTWAAVCRGQSGCRPLIEAPYFLPGFLENDKMLSPQQKAAALEKLVAALPCKVAAFVQPPAEVGLAAGKVDKAVPAADPFAPTAHEPRALRLCARAVEEALADAALQLSEAVQDRCGVNIGMGIPSLADVTDVSAYLTGDAIATDAGHVHYSKVPPMFLPKILGNMAAGNTAIRHKLRGPIGSSVAACATGAHCIGEAALWIREGRADVMVCGAAEACITPVSVAGFTRMRALCTRFNDTPSSASRPFDITRAGFVMGEGAGVLILEALEHAVARAAPRVYAELRGFGISCDAHHVAVPHPEGLGARRCVEQALAEGGDVPAAAVGYVNAHATGTIGDEVELMAIQQALRPSTAPSSPALHVSSAKGGLGHLLGAAGSVEAALTVLALHEQRAPPTANLTASCLTREQQECGLVCIQGSTAQPMQSCEAVISTSFGFGGINTALLFTRM is encoded by the coding sequence ATGGTCACGCCCCTCGGCGTCACCGCGGTGGACACGTGGGCTGCTGTGTGCCGTGGACAATCCGGCTGTCGGCCGCTGATTGAGGCTCCGTACTTTTTGCCCGGTTTCCTCGAAAACGACAAGATGCTGTCTCCGCAGcagaaggcagcggcgctggagaagctTGTCGCCGCCTTGCCGTGCAAGGTGGCTGCTTTCGTTCAGCCGCCAGCCGAGGTCGGGTTGGCGGCTGGCAAGGTGGACAAAGCAGTGCCTGCGGCCGATCCGTTCGCGCCCACCGCCCACGAACCGCGGGCGCTTCGCttatgcgcgcgtgcggtcGAGGAAGCgctcgccgacgctgcgctcCAACTCTCCGAGGCCGTGCAGGATCGCTGCGGTGTCAACATCGGCATGGGCATCCCCTCTCTTGCCGACGTGACGGACGTCTCCGCCTACCTGACGGGCGACGCCATTGCCACCGATGCGGGTCATGTGCACTACAGCAAGGTCCCTCCAATGTTTTTGCCGAAAATCTTGGGCAACATGGCAGCCGGCAACACGGCCATCCGCCACAAACTGCGCGGTcccatcggcagcagcgtggcggcgtgTGCAACAGGGGCGCACTGCATTGGTGAGGCGGCCTTGTGGATCCGTGAAGGCCGCGCGGACGTTATGgtgtgtggcgcagcggaggcCTGCATCACGCCGGTTTCCGTGGCCGGTTTTACAAGGATGCGGGCACTGTGCACGCGGTTCAATGACACCCCATCATCTGCCTCGCGGCCGTTCGACATTACTCGCGCCGGCTTTGTGATgggagaaggcgcaggtGTGTTGATCCTCGAAGCGCTCGAGCACGCCGtggcgcgggcggcgccgcgcgtgtACGCCGAGCTGCGCGGCTTTGGCATATCGTGCGATGCACACCatgtggcggtgccgcaccCCGAAGGGCTTGgtgcccgccgctgcgtggAGCAAGCCttggcggagggaggggatgTCCCTGCCGCGGCCGTCGGCTACGTTaacgcgcacgcgacggGCACCATCGGTGATGAGGTGGAGCTGATGGCGATCCAGCAAGCATTGCGACCTTCGACGGCACCATCCTCTCCGGCGCTGCACGTGAGCAGCGCCAAAGGAGGGCTGGGTCACCTactcggtgctgctggcagcgTCGAGGCCGCGCTGACGGTCTTGGCGTtgcacgagcagcgcgcgccgccgacggcgaacTTGACGGCGTCGTGTCTCAcgagagagcagcaggagtGCGGCTTGGTGTGTATCCAAggcagcaccgcgcagcCAATGCAGAGCTGCGAGGCGGTAATATCGACAAGCTTCGGCTTCGGCGGAATCAACACGGCCTTGCTCTTCACGCGCATGTAG